A DNA window from Pleuronectes platessa chromosome 19, fPlePla1.1, whole genome shotgun sequence contains the following coding sequences:
- the rapgef1b gene encoding rap guanine nucleotide exchange factor 1b isoform X5 has translation MSGKIESKQDSQRSHLSSFTMKLMDKFHSPKIKRTPSKKGKLLQPEPAAKSTEKPTNKKVSRLEEHEKEVVSALRYFKTIVDKMVVEKKVLEMLPGSASKVLEAILPLVQVEARVQQSSALSSCHNRVYQSLANLIRWADQVMLDGIDLEDKENVASVTSVIKAVLDGVKELVKLTIEKQEQPSPTTPNKPAPPAITAECSVSTELPSIDREQELSNKTAPAVVPAEVAPEIPDEEEAPPKPPLPEAKMAELSPPPALPPKKRQSAPSPTRVAVVAPMSRGSSLPCSVNRQQQDYEQELLQRRFSGGSQSYGGESPRLSPCSSMGKLSKSDEQLSSMEQDSGQCSRNTSCETLDNTENYDPDYDFLHQDLSVGENLPPIPVGGCLSPLPESHSESSSPVPGQHPSHPRFSAPPPQQTPEYWTPQPNQMNPLSFRISAPPALPQKKRRSSQASPFPDVGSRVLYERHPSQYDNLSEEELHPTPPFPLFTTISPMPQTNGSLFVSQYLSSENADMSGSPPPLPEKKSRHILQYMQFVEDYSEPQPSMFYQMPQSESIYEQRNKRFQEVYSFNDSFSSTDSVHEPLLPPALPPKQRQLASHSSSPSSSSSSSLSCHLQPSVAAMEEAGSGLGLSMSVSNSYLIGQASLTTPTSLDHVALTYATILDGSGGGPNGSLAGSMGSVAVCLPSESSLTDSLHTSASESANDEGGEGEYVNLYSSSQANGELPLSLRETIADDDVLQDPTPQMPSTNSKEALDKENFRRQKSTESTGNDEEDVDELSLIDHKEIMSRITLKQASDDGPDVRAGSGDILLVHATETDRKDLVLYCEAFLTTYRTFITPEDLIKKLHYRYTSFCHSPDTFKKRVSKNTFFVLVRVVDELCLVELTEDILKQLMELVFTLVCYGELSLARVLRKNILDKVEQKKLLRYTNSLKPLAARGVSARPGTLHDFRSHEIADQLTLLDAELFYKIEIPEVLLWAKEQNEEKSPNLTQFTEHFNNMSYWVRSLIIQQEKAQDREKLLLKFIKIMKHLRKLNNFNSYLAILSALDSAPIRRLEWQKQTSEGLEEYCTLIDSSSSFRAYRAALSEVEPPCIPYLGLILQDLTFVHLGNPDFIDGKVNFSKRWQQFNILDSMRRFQQVHYELKRNEDIVCFFNDFSDHLAEEALWELSLKIKPRNIARRKTEREEKT, from the exons ACTCGCAGCggtcccatctctcctctttcaccATGAAGCTGATGGACAAGTTCCACTCACCCAAAATCAAGAGGACACCATCCAAGAAGGGCAAGCTACTGCAGCCCGAGCCAGCAGCCAAGAGTACTGAGAAACCTACTAACAAG aaGGTCAGTCGACTGGAGGAACATGAGAAGGAGGTGGTCAGTGCCCTGCGATACTTCAAGACCATTGTGGACAAAATGGTTGTAGAGAAGAAGGTGCTGGAGATGCTTCCTGGCTCTGCTAGCAAGGTGCTGGAAGCGATCCTGCCCCTGGTTCAGGTGGAAGCCCGGGTACAACAAAG TTCTGCGCTGTCTTCCTGCCATAACCGTGTGTATCAGAGTCTGGCCAACCTCATCCGTTGGGCAGACCAGGTGATGCTGGATGGCATTGACTTGGAAGACAAGGAAAATGTGGCATCAGTCACAAGTGTCATCAAAGCAGTGCTGGACGGTGTAAAG GAACTTGTGAAGCTGACCATAGAGAAACAGGAGCAGCCATCACCGACCACACCCAACAAACCAGCACCACCTGCTATCACAGCAGAATG CAGCGTGTCAACAGAGTTGCCCTCGATAGATCGGGAGCAGGAGCTCTCGAATAAGACCGCTCCAGCAGTTGTCCCCGCAGAGGTTGCCCCTGAGATaccagatgaggaggaagccCCACCCAAACCCCCACTTCCCGAAGCAAAGATGGCAGAGCTCAG TCCTCCACCAGCTCTTCCCCCAAAGAAGCGTCAGTCAGCTCCTTCGCCCACACGGGTGGCAGTGGTTGCTCCTATGAGCCGCGGCTCCAGTCTTCCCTGCAGTGTTAACAGACAG cagcaggactACGAGCAGGAGTTACTGCAGAGGCGTTTTTCTGGGGGGAGCCAGTCGTATGGGGGCGAATCTCCGCGTCTATCTCCCTGCAGCAGCATGGGGAAACTCAGCAAGTCTGATGAACAGCTCTCCTCCATGGAGCAGgacagtggtcagtgctctcGTAACACAAGCTGTGAAACACTTG ACAACACGGAGAACTACGACCCGGATTATGACTTCCTCCACCAGGACTTGTCAGTAGGGGAAAACCTGCCCCCAATACCAGTGGGAGGGTGTCTGAGCCCCCTGCCAGAGTCTCACAGCGAGTCCTCTTCCCCAGTACCCGGACAGCATCCCTCACATCCCCGCTTTAGTGCCCCTCCACCGCAGCAAACCCCAGAGTACTGGACCCCGCAGCCAAATCAAATGAATCCCCTGTCCTTCCGCATCAGCGCACCACCTGCCCTTCCCCAGAAGAAGCGGCGCAGCAGCCAGGCATCGCCTTTCCCTGACGTAGGGTCCAGGGTGCTGTATGAGCGACACCCTTCCCAGTATGACAATTTGTCAGAAGAGGAACTGCACCCTACGCCGCCATTTCCCCTTTTCACAACCATCTCACCCATGCCCCAGACAAATGGGAGCTTGTTCGTCTCGCAGTACTTAAGCAGCGAGAATGCAGATATGTCTGGCAGCCCACCGCCCCTcccagaaaagaaaagcagacacA tcctCCAGTACATGCAGTTTGTGGAAGACTACTCAGAGCCGCAGCCCTCCATGTTCTACCAAATGCCGCAGAGCGAGAGCATCTATGAGCAGCGTAACAAGCGCTTCCAGGAGGTCTACAGCTTCAACGACTCCTTCAGCAGCACAGACTCAGTCCACGAGCCGCTGCTGCCCCCAGCATTACCcccaaaacaaagacaactg GCCTCCcactcttcctccccctcttcctcctcctcctcttctctctcttgccACCTCCAGCCGTCTGTGGcggccatggaggaggcgggcTCTGGGCTGGGTCTCAGCATGTCCGTCTCTAACTCCTACCTGATTGGGCAGGCATCCTTGACCACACCCACG AGCTTGGACCATGTTGCCTTGACCTATGCCACCATTCTGGATGGCAGCGGGGGCGGGCCCAACGGTTCCCTGGCTGGCTCAATGGGCTCTGTGGCTGTCTGTCTTCCTTCTGAGTCTTCTCTCACTGACTCTCTCCACACCTCAGCG AGCGAGAGTGCGAATGACGAGGGCGGGGAGGGGGAGTACGTCAACTTGTACTCATCCAGCCAAGCCAATGGAGAGCTGCCTCTGTCCCTCAGA GAAACGATTGCAGATGACGACGTACTTCAAGACCCCACCCCTCAAATGCCATCCACCAATAGCAAAGAGGCTTTGGACAAGGAAAA tttcagGAGGCAAAAGTCAACAGAGTCAACAGGAAACGATGAAGAGGATGTGGACGAACTCTCCCTCATAGACCACAAGGAGATTATGAGCAGGATAACTCTGAAACAAGCA AGTGACGATGGCCCTGATGTTCGTGCTGGATCAGGAGATATTCTATTAGTCCACGCTACAGAAACAGACCGCAAAG ATCTTGTTTTGTACTGTGAAGCCTTCCTGACTACGTATAGGACTTTTATAACCCCAGAGGACCTAATTAAGAAGCTACACTACAG ATATACCAGCTTCTGTCACAGTCCAGACACCTTCAAGAAGCGAGTCAGCAAGAACACGTTCTTCGTGTTGGTTCGAGTAGTGGATGAGCTGTG CCTGGTGGAGCTGACGGAGGACATCTTGAAACAGCTGATGGAACTGGTGTTTACGCTGGTTTGCTATGGCGAGCTGAGCCTCGCCCGCGTGCTGCGCAAGAACATCCTGGATAAGGTGGAACAGAAGAAGCTGCTTCGCTACACAAACTCCCTCAAGCCCCTGGCCGCCCGAGGGGTCTCAGCAAG GCCTGGAACTCTTCATGACTTCCGCAGTCATGAGATTGCTGATCAGCTCACTCTCCTTGATGCTGAACTCTTCTATAAGATAGAG ATTCCAGAGGTGCTGCTTTGGGCCAAGGAGCAGAACGAGGAGAAGAGTCCGAACCTGACTCAGTTCACAGAGCACTTTAACAACATGAGCTATTG GGTCCGCTCTTTGATAATTCAGCAGGAGAAAGCCCAAGACCGAGAGAAGCTGCTCCTCAAGTTCATCAAGATAATGAAG CACTTAAGAAAGTTGAATAATTTCAACTCTTACCTGGCAATACTGTCAGCCCTGGACTCTGCTCCCATCCGGAGATTGGAGTGGCAGAAACAGACCTCGGAG GGATTAGAGGAGTATTGCACGTTGATCGACAGCTCCTCCTCATTCCGAGCGTACAGAGCTGCTCTGTCTGAAGTGGAGCCTCCATGTATCCCATACCT GGGTCTCATACTCCAGGACTTGACCTTTGTCCACCTGGGGAATCCTGACTTCATCGACGGGAAGGTCAATTTCTCCAAACGCTGGCAGCAGTTCAACATACTGGACAGCATGCGGCGCTTCCAGCAAGT GCATTATGAACTGAAGCGCAACGAAGACATTGTGTGTTTCTTCAACGACTTCAGTGACCACTTGGCAGAGGAGGCCCTGTGGGAGCTGTCGCTCAAGATCAAGCCCAGGAACATCGCCAGGCGCAAGACGGAACGCGAGGAGAAGACCTAG
- the rapgef1b gene encoding rap guanine nucleotide exchange factor 1b isoform X1 — protein sequence MSGKIESKQDSQRSHLSSFTMKLMDKFHSPKIKRTPSKKGKLLQPEPAAKSTEKPTNKKVSRLEEHEKEVVSALRYFKTIVDKMVVEKKVLEMLPGSASKVLEAILPLVQVEARVQQSSALSSCHNRVYQSLANLIRWADQVMLDGIDLEDKENVASVTSVIKAVLDGVKELVKLTIEKQEQPSPTTPNKPAPPAITAECSVSTELPSIDREQELSNKTAPAVVPAEVAPEIPDEEEAPPKPPLPEAKMAELSPPPALPPKKRQSAPSPTRVAVVAPMSRGSSLPCSVNRQQQDYEQELLQRRFSGGSQSYGGESPRLSPCSSMGKLSKSDEQLSSMEQDSGQCSRNTSCETLDNTENYDPDYDFLHQDLSVGENLPPIPVGGCLSPLPESHSESSSPVPGQHPSHPRFSAPPPQQTPEYWTPQPNQMNPLSFRISAPPALPQKKRRSSQASPFPDVGSRVLYERHPSQYDNLSEEELHPTPPFPLFTTISPMPQTNGSLFVSQYLSSENADMSGSPPPLPEKKSRHILQYMQFVEDYSEPQPSMFYQMPQSESIYEQRNKRFQEVYSFNDSFSSTDSVHEPLLPPALPPKQRQLSESANDEGGEGEYVNLYSSSQANGELPLSLRETIADDDVLQDPTPQMPSTNSKEALDKENFRRQKSTESTGNDEEDVDELSLIDHKEIMSRITLKQASDDGPDVRAGSGDILLVHATETDRKDLVLYCEAFLTTYRTFITPEDLIKKLHYRYTSFCHSPDTFKKRVSKNTFFVLVRVVDELCLVELTEDILKQLMELVFTLVCYGELSLARVLRKNILDKVEQKKLLRYTNSLKPLAARGVSARPGTLHDFRSHEIADQLTLLDAELFYKIEIPEVLLWAKEQNEEKSPNLTQFTEHFNNMSYWVRSLIIQQEKAQDREKLLLKFIKIMKHLRKLNNFNSYLAILSALDSAPIRRLEWQKQTSEGLEEYCTLIDSSSSFRAYRAALSEVEPPCIPYLGLILQDLTFVHLGNPDFIDGKVNFSKRWQQFNILDSMRRFQQVHYELKRNEDIVCFFNDFSDHLAEEALWELSLKIKPRNIARRKTEREEKT from the exons ACTCGCAGCggtcccatctctcctctttcaccATGAAGCTGATGGACAAGTTCCACTCACCCAAAATCAAGAGGACACCATCCAAGAAGGGCAAGCTACTGCAGCCCGAGCCAGCAGCCAAGAGTACTGAGAAACCTACTAACAAG aaGGTCAGTCGACTGGAGGAACATGAGAAGGAGGTGGTCAGTGCCCTGCGATACTTCAAGACCATTGTGGACAAAATGGTTGTAGAGAAGAAGGTGCTGGAGATGCTTCCTGGCTCTGCTAGCAAGGTGCTGGAAGCGATCCTGCCCCTGGTTCAGGTGGAAGCCCGGGTACAACAAAG TTCTGCGCTGTCTTCCTGCCATAACCGTGTGTATCAGAGTCTGGCCAACCTCATCCGTTGGGCAGACCAGGTGATGCTGGATGGCATTGACTTGGAAGACAAGGAAAATGTGGCATCAGTCACAAGTGTCATCAAAGCAGTGCTGGACGGTGTAAAG GAACTTGTGAAGCTGACCATAGAGAAACAGGAGCAGCCATCACCGACCACACCCAACAAACCAGCACCACCTGCTATCACAGCAGAATG CAGCGTGTCAACAGAGTTGCCCTCGATAGATCGGGAGCAGGAGCTCTCGAATAAGACCGCTCCAGCAGTTGTCCCCGCAGAGGTTGCCCCTGAGATaccagatgaggaggaagccCCACCCAAACCCCCACTTCCCGAAGCAAAGATGGCAGAGCTCAG TCCTCCACCAGCTCTTCCCCCAAAGAAGCGTCAGTCAGCTCCTTCGCCCACACGGGTGGCAGTGGTTGCTCCTATGAGCCGCGGCTCCAGTCTTCCCTGCAGTGTTAACAGACAG cagcaggactACGAGCAGGAGTTACTGCAGAGGCGTTTTTCTGGGGGGAGCCAGTCGTATGGGGGCGAATCTCCGCGTCTATCTCCCTGCAGCAGCATGGGGAAACTCAGCAAGTCTGATGAACAGCTCTCCTCCATGGAGCAGgacagtggtcagtgctctcGTAACACAAGCTGTGAAACACTTG ACAACACGGAGAACTACGACCCGGATTATGACTTCCTCCACCAGGACTTGTCAGTAGGGGAAAACCTGCCCCCAATACCAGTGGGAGGGTGTCTGAGCCCCCTGCCAGAGTCTCACAGCGAGTCCTCTTCCCCAGTACCCGGACAGCATCCCTCACATCCCCGCTTTAGTGCCCCTCCACCGCAGCAAACCCCAGAGTACTGGACCCCGCAGCCAAATCAAATGAATCCCCTGTCCTTCCGCATCAGCGCACCACCTGCCCTTCCCCAGAAGAAGCGGCGCAGCAGCCAGGCATCGCCTTTCCCTGACGTAGGGTCCAGGGTGCTGTATGAGCGACACCCTTCCCAGTATGACAATTTGTCAGAAGAGGAACTGCACCCTACGCCGCCATTTCCCCTTTTCACAACCATCTCACCCATGCCCCAGACAAATGGGAGCTTGTTCGTCTCGCAGTACTTAAGCAGCGAGAATGCAGATATGTCTGGCAGCCCACCGCCCCTcccagaaaagaaaagcagacacA tcctCCAGTACATGCAGTTTGTGGAAGACTACTCAGAGCCGCAGCCCTCCATGTTCTACCAAATGCCGCAGAGCGAGAGCATCTATGAGCAGCGTAACAAGCGCTTCCAGGAGGTCTACAGCTTCAACGACTCCTTCAGCAGCACAGACTCAGTCCACGAGCCGCTGCTGCCCCCAGCATTACCcccaaaacaaagacaactg AGCGAGAGTGCGAATGACGAGGGCGGGGAGGGGGAGTACGTCAACTTGTACTCATCCAGCCAAGCCAATGGAGAGCTGCCTCTGTCCCTCAGA GAAACGATTGCAGATGACGACGTACTTCAAGACCCCACCCCTCAAATGCCATCCACCAATAGCAAAGAGGCTTTGGACAAGGAAAA tttcagGAGGCAAAAGTCAACAGAGTCAACAGGAAACGATGAAGAGGATGTGGACGAACTCTCCCTCATAGACCACAAGGAGATTATGAGCAGGATAACTCTGAAACAAGCA AGTGACGATGGCCCTGATGTTCGTGCTGGATCAGGAGATATTCTATTAGTCCACGCTACAGAAACAGACCGCAAAG ATCTTGTTTTGTACTGTGAAGCCTTCCTGACTACGTATAGGACTTTTATAACCCCAGAGGACCTAATTAAGAAGCTACACTACAG ATATACCAGCTTCTGTCACAGTCCAGACACCTTCAAGAAGCGAGTCAGCAAGAACACGTTCTTCGTGTTGGTTCGAGTAGTGGATGAGCTGTG CCTGGTGGAGCTGACGGAGGACATCTTGAAACAGCTGATGGAACTGGTGTTTACGCTGGTTTGCTATGGCGAGCTGAGCCTCGCCCGCGTGCTGCGCAAGAACATCCTGGATAAGGTGGAACAGAAGAAGCTGCTTCGCTACACAAACTCCCTCAAGCCCCTGGCCGCCCGAGGGGTCTCAGCAAG GCCTGGAACTCTTCATGACTTCCGCAGTCATGAGATTGCTGATCAGCTCACTCTCCTTGATGCTGAACTCTTCTATAAGATAGAG ATTCCAGAGGTGCTGCTTTGGGCCAAGGAGCAGAACGAGGAGAAGAGTCCGAACCTGACTCAGTTCACAGAGCACTTTAACAACATGAGCTATTG GGTCCGCTCTTTGATAATTCAGCAGGAGAAAGCCCAAGACCGAGAGAAGCTGCTCCTCAAGTTCATCAAGATAATGAAG CACTTAAGAAAGTTGAATAATTTCAACTCTTACCTGGCAATACTGTCAGCCCTGGACTCTGCTCCCATCCGGAGATTGGAGTGGCAGAAACAGACCTCGGAG GGATTAGAGGAGTATTGCACGTTGATCGACAGCTCCTCCTCATTCCGAGCGTACAGAGCTGCTCTGTCTGAAGTGGAGCCTCCATGTATCCCATACCT GGGTCTCATACTCCAGGACTTGACCTTTGTCCACCTGGGGAATCCTGACTTCATCGACGGGAAGGTCAATTTCTCCAAACGCTGGCAGCAGTTCAACATACTGGACAGCATGCGGCGCTTCCAGCAAGT GCATTATGAACTGAAGCGCAACGAAGACATTGTGTGTTTCTTCAACGACTTCAGTGACCACTTGGCAGAGGAGGCCCTGTGGGAGCTGTCGCTCAAGATCAAGCCCAGGAACATCGCCAGGCGCAAGACGGAACGCGAGGAGAAGACCTAG
- the rapgef1b gene encoding rap guanine nucleotide exchange factor 1b isoform X3, translating to MSGKIESKQDSQRSHLSSFTMKLMDKFHSPKIKRTPSKKGKLLQPEPAAKSTEKPTNKKVSRLEEHEKEVVSALRYFKTIVDKMVVEKKVLEMLPGSASKVLEAILPLVQVEARVQQSSALSSCHNRVYQSLANLIRWADQVMLDGIDLEDKENVASVTSVIKAVLDGVKELVKLTIEKQEQPSPTTPNKPAPPAITAECSVSTELPSIDREQELSNKTAPAVVPAEVAPEIPDEEEAPPKPPLPEAKMAELSPPPALPPKKRQSAPSPTRVAVVAPMSRGSSLPCSVNRQQQDYEQELLQRRFSGGSQSYGGESPRLSPCSSMGKLSKSDEQLSSMEQDSDNTENYDPDYDFLHQDLSVGENLPPIPVGGCLSPLPESHSESSSPVPGQHPSHPRFSAPPPQQTPEYWTPQPNQMNPLSFRISAPPALPQKKRRSSQASPFPDVGSRVLYERHPSQYDNLSEEELHPTPPFPLFTTISPMPQTNGSLFVSQYLSSENADMSGSPPPLPEKKSRHILQYMQFVEDYSEPQPSMFYQMPQSESIYEQRNKRFQEVYSFNDSFSSTDSVHEPLLPPALPPKQRQLSESANDEGGEGEYVNLYSSSQANGELPLSLRETIADDDVLQDPTPQMPSTNSKEALDKENFRRQKSTESTGNDEEDVDELSLIDHKEIMSRITLKQASDDGPDVRAGSGDILLVHATETDRKDLVLYCEAFLTTYRTFITPEDLIKKLHYRYTSFCHSPDTFKKRVSKNTFFVLVRVVDELCLVELTEDILKQLMELVFTLVCYGELSLARVLRKNILDKVEQKKLLRYTNSLKPLAARGVSARPGTLHDFRSHEIADQLTLLDAELFYKIEIPEVLLWAKEQNEEKSPNLTQFTEHFNNMSYWVRSLIIQQEKAQDREKLLLKFIKIMKHLRKLNNFNSYLAILSALDSAPIRRLEWQKQTSEGLEEYCTLIDSSSSFRAYRAALSEVEPPCIPYLGLILQDLTFVHLGNPDFIDGKVNFSKRWQQFNILDSMRRFQQVHYELKRNEDIVCFFNDFSDHLAEEALWELSLKIKPRNIARRKTEREEKT from the exons ACTCGCAGCggtcccatctctcctctttcaccATGAAGCTGATGGACAAGTTCCACTCACCCAAAATCAAGAGGACACCATCCAAGAAGGGCAAGCTACTGCAGCCCGAGCCAGCAGCCAAGAGTACTGAGAAACCTACTAACAAG aaGGTCAGTCGACTGGAGGAACATGAGAAGGAGGTGGTCAGTGCCCTGCGATACTTCAAGACCATTGTGGACAAAATGGTTGTAGAGAAGAAGGTGCTGGAGATGCTTCCTGGCTCTGCTAGCAAGGTGCTGGAAGCGATCCTGCCCCTGGTTCAGGTGGAAGCCCGGGTACAACAAAG TTCTGCGCTGTCTTCCTGCCATAACCGTGTGTATCAGAGTCTGGCCAACCTCATCCGTTGGGCAGACCAGGTGATGCTGGATGGCATTGACTTGGAAGACAAGGAAAATGTGGCATCAGTCACAAGTGTCATCAAAGCAGTGCTGGACGGTGTAAAG GAACTTGTGAAGCTGACCATAGAGAAACAGGAGCAGCCATCACCGACCACACCCAACAAACCAGCACCACCTGCTATCACAGCAGAATG CAGCGTGTCAACAGAGTTGCCCTCGATAGATCGGGAGCAGGAGCTCTCGAATAAGACCGCTCCAGCAGTTGTCCCCGCAGAGGTTGCCCCTGAGATaccagatgaggaggaagccCCACCCAAACCCCCACTTCCCGAAGCAAAGATGGCAGAGCTCAG TCCTCCACCAGCTCTTCCCCCAAAGAAGCGTCAGTCAGCTCCTTCGCCCACACGGGTGGCAGTGGTTGCTCCTATGAGCCGCGGCTCCAGTCTTCCCTGCAGTGTTAACAGACAG cagcaggactACGAGCAGGAGTTACTGCAGAGGCGTTTTTCTGGGGGGAGCCAGTCGTATGGGGGCGAATCTCCGCGTCTATCTCCCTGCAGCAGCATGGGGAAACTCAGCAAGTCTGATGAACAGCTCTCCTCCATGGAGCAGgacagtg ACAACACGGAGAACTACGACCCGGATTATGACTTCCTCCACCAGGACTTGTCAGTAGGGGAAAACCTGCCCCCAATACCAGTGGGAGGGTGTCTGAGCCCCCTGCCAGAGTCTCACAGCGAGTCCTCTTCCCCAGTACCCGGACAGCATCCCTCACATCCCCGCTTTAGTGCCCCTCCACCGCAGCAAACCCCAGAGTACTGGACCCCGCAGCCAAATCAAATGAATCCCCTGTCCTTCCGCATCAGCGCACCACCTGCCCTTCCCCAGAAGAAGCGGCGCAGCAGCCAGGCATCGCCTTTCCCTGACGTAGGGTCCAGGGTGCTGTATGAGCGACACCCTTCCCAGTATGACAATTTGTCAGAAGAGGAACTGCACCCTACGCCGCCATTTCCCCTTTTCACAACCATCTCACCCATGCCCCAGACAAATGGGAGCTTGTTCGTCTCGCAGTACTTAAGCAGCGAGAATGCAGATATGTCTGGCAGCCCACCGCCCCTcccagaaaagaaaagcagacacA tcctCCAGTACATGCAGTTTGTGGAAGACTACTCAGAGCCGCAGCCCTCCATGTTCTACCAAATGCCGCAGAGCGAGAGCATCTATGAGCAGCGTAACAAGCGCTTCCAGGAGGTCTACAGCTTCAACGACTCCTTCAGCAGCACAGACTCAGTCCACGAGCCGCTGCTGCCCCCAGCATTACCcccaaaacaaagacaactg AGCGAGAGTGCGAATGACGAGGGCGGGGAGGGGGAGTACGTCAACTTGTACTCATCCAGCCAAGCCAATGGAGAGCTGCCTCTGTCCCTCAGA GAAACGATTGCAGATGACGACGTACTTCAAGACCCCACCCCTCAAATGCCATCCACCAATAGCAAAGAGGCTTTGGACAAGGAAAA tttcagGAGGCAAAAGTCAACAGAGTCAACAGGAAACGATGAAGAGGATGTGGACGAACTCTCCCTCATAGACCACAAGGAGATTATGAGCAGGATAACTCTGAAACAAGCA AGTGACGATGGCCCTGATGTTCGTGCTGGATCAGGAGATATTCTATTAGTCCACGCTACAGAAACAGACCGCAAAG ATCTTGTTTTGTACTGTGAAGCCTTCCTGACTACGTATAGGACTTTTATAACCCCAGAGGACCTAATTAAGAAGCTACACTACAG ATATACCAGCTTCTGTCACAGTCCAGACACCTTCAAGAAGCGAGTCAGCAAGAACACGTTCTTCGTGTTGGTTCGAGTAGTGGATGAGCTGTG CCTGGTGGAGCTGACGGAGGACATCTTGAAACAGCTGATGGAACTGGTGTTTACGCTGGTTTGCTATGGCGAGCTGAGCCTCGCCCGCGTGCTGCGCAAGAACATCCTGGATAAGGTGGAACAGAAGAAGCTGCTTCGCTACACAAACTCCCTCAAGCCCCTGGCCGCCCGAGGGGTCTCAGCAAG GCCTGGAACTCTTCATGACTTCCGCAGTCATGAGATTGCTGATCAGCTCACTCTCCTTGATGCTGAACTCTTCTATAAGATAGAG ATTCCAGAGGTGCTGCTTTGGGCCAAGGAGCAGAACGAGGAGAAGAGTCCGAACCTGACTCAGTTCACAGAGCACTTTAACAACATGAGCTATTG GGTCCGCTCTTTGATAATTCAGCAGGAGAAAGCCCAAGACCGAGAGAAGCTGCTCCTCAAGTTCATCAAGATAATGAAG CACTTAAGAAAGTTGAATAATTTCAACTCTTACCTGGCAATACTGTCAGCCCTGGACTCTGCTCCCATCCGGAGATTGGAGTGGCAGAAACAGACCTCGGAG GGATTAGAGGAGTATTGCACGTTGATCGACAGCTCCTCCTCATTCCGAGCGTACAGAGCTGCTCTGTCTGAAGTGGAGCCTCCATGTATCCCATACCT GGGTCTCATACTCCAGGACTTGACCTTTGTCCACCTGGGGAATCCTGACTTCATCGACGGGAAGGTCAATTTCTCCAAACGCTGGCAGCAGTTCAACATACTGGACAGCATGCGGCGCTTCCAGCAAGT GCATTATGAACTGAAGCGCAACGAAGACATTGTGTGTTTCTTCAACGACTTCAGTGACCACTTGGCAGAGGAGGCCCTGTGGGAGCTGTCGCTCAAGATCAAGCCCAGGAACATCGCCAGGCGCAAGACGGAACGCGAGGAGAAGACCTAG